One stretch of Arachis hypogaea cultivar Tifrunner chromosome 20, arahy.Tifrunner.gnm2.J5K5, whole genome shotgun sequence DNA includes these proteins:
- the LOC140183035 gene encoding uncharacterized protein: MCRKDELESRSATSGTNMRIWGNPPGVAVTEIGLKKLLFSFKDRKKGLQILQNGPWNVRGNLINLRLWTEGESVFEVNHDFMEFWVQVHGIPVDYMSKETAIHIGNMLGVVAEVENPKVDGVLRRSFLRIIVSINIQKALPTGFWLAKEKSSNLWVYFYQSVTATTVASLDMRRKTAKIKQQWRFGI, encoded by the exons ATGTGCCGAAAGGATGAATTGGAGTCCCGAAGTGCAACTTCAGGGACGAATATGA GAATATGGGGTAATCCACCAGGTGTAGCTGTCACTGAGATAGGATTAAAGAAGTTACTTTTCAGCTTCAAAGATAGAAAAAAAGGGCTTCAAATACTTCAGAATGGACCGTGGAATGTGAGAGGCAATCTGATTAATCTTCGACTTTGGACAGAAGGTGAATCTGTGTTTGAAGTGAATCATGATTTTATGGAATTCTGGGTTCAAGTTCATGGTATTCCTGTTGACTACATGAGCAAGGAAACAGCCATTCATATTGGAAACATGTTAGGAGTTGTTGCTGAAGTAGAAAACCCAAAGGTGGATGGAGTTCTTAGGAGATCTTTTTTGAGAATCATAGTAAGCATCAATATACAAAAGGCTCTTCCAACAGGATTTTggttagcaaaagaaaaatcgTCAAACCTATGGGTATATTTTTACCAGAGTGTTACTGCTACAACTGTGGCATCATTGGACATGAGAAGAAAAACtgcaaaaatcaaacagcaatggCGGTTTGGGATCTGA
- the LOC112785775 gene encoding uncharacterized protein: MSPFRIVFGKPCHLPVEIQHRAYGAVKNCNPDLKGAGMEHKLQLEELECLRLKVYENAQFYKEKAKAFHDQNIRRKNFKIGDEVLVYNSRLRLMPGKLRSRWDGPFKVVDVKSYGVVEVIHPTNGVKFKVNGHRVKLYYIQPKNAKELEIFLLGEVSK, from the coding sequence atgagccccttccgtaTTGTTTTTGGGAAGCCCTGTCACCTTCCGGTTGAAATCCAGCATAGAGCCTATGGGGCGGTGAAGAATTGCAATCCTGACTTAAAGGGGGCGGGAATGGAACATAAGCTTCAATTGGAGGAATTAGAATGCCTTAGGTTGAAAGTGTATGAGAACGCTCAGTTctacaaggaaaaagctaaggCATTCCATGACCAAAATATCAGGAGGAAGAACTTCAAGATAGGTGACGAAGTGCTTGTGTATAATTCAAGATTGCGATTGATGCCCGGAaaattgagatcaagatgggacggGCCATTTAAGGTGGTAGATGTCAAGTCTTATGGTGTAGTGGAGGTGATTCACCCTACCAATGGAGTGAAGTTCAAGGTTAATGGTCATAGGGTGAAGCTTTATTACATTCAACCCAAAAATGCCAAGGAGTTAGAGATTTTCCTCCTTGGTGAAGTTTCCAAGTGA